In the genome of Acidobacteriota bacterium, the window CTGCGCCGCGCTGCCTTCGTCAGTAAACGACCATATGGCATCGACATCGTCGTGTTCAGCGACGACTTTGGTCAACTCGGCGGCCCGTCCCGTAACGATGTTCACAACTCCGGCAGGAAGGTCGCTGGTATCAAATAGTTGATACAGATCGCTGGTAATCAGCGGATATCGCTCCGACGGAATCGCCACAACGGTATTCCCCATCGCGATTGCCGGGAGTACCAGCGAAAGGAATCCAAGCAGCGGAACTTCAGCCGGAGACACGATGCCAATAGCGCCGACCGGCTCGTTCATGGCTATCGAAACATTGCGGAACGGAGGATTGTGGACTGCCCCGTCAAATTTATCGGCCCATGCGGCATATGAGAAGACGCGTTCAATGCTCTGAGCCACCTCGCGCGCAGCCTGCTTCTCGCCCACTACTCGCGCCAGGCGCGCGCTTATTTCATCAGCCCGCTGGGATAGATTCTCGCCGACGTAATACAGTACCTGTGCACGATTGTGAGCGGTCGCCTTTGCCCAGCCTTCAGCTTTACGTGCGGCCTCAACCGCATTGCGAATGTCCTTGCGATTGCCGAGCGGAGCCTCGCCGAGCAGAGTTCCGTCACTTGCATGGATGGGAAAGCTGTATCCCGAATCGGGACGAGTCTGTTTACCGCCGATATAGAGCTTTACCGTACGGTCGATACCCGGACCACTAGCAACAGATTCGCCTTCTTCCGCAACTTGGCTAGCCGCAGGTGCTGATGACTTAGGTAG includes:
- a CDS encoding aldehyde dehydrogenase, with the translated sequence AASVWSENINVALHVASQMKAGVVWVNSTNLFDAACGFGGYRESGYGREGGREGLLEYLEPAWFKQAAALPKSSAPAASQVAEEGESVASGPGIDRTVKLYIGGKQTRPDSGYSFPIHASDGTLLGEAPLGNRKDIRNAVEAARKAEGWAKATAHNRAQVLYYVGENLSQRADEISARLARVVGEKQAAREVAQSIERVFSYAAWADKFDGAVHNPPFRNVSIAMNEPVGAIGIVSPAEVPLLGFLSLVLPAIAMGNTVVAIPSERYPLITSDLYQLFDTSDLPAGVVNIVTGRAAELTKVVAEHDDVDAIWSFTDEGSAAQVKLLSIGNLKQVFTNEGRVIDWFNNDQAEGRWFLQHAVQVKNIWVPYGE